One window of Nymphaea colorata isolate Beijing-Zhang1983 chromosome 1, ASM883128v2, whole genome shotgun sequence genomic DNA carries:
- the LOC116259954 gene encoding probable serine/threonine-protein kinase PBL11 — translation MFQFLSAFPVRKTDGYLRSLLETRRWSTGIAMAIFCCLNGQNSSDVKVRKPLLIKNPSTNENLHEFSLDALSAATEDFSDDRFIGEGGFGIVYKGWIKISSISLEKPGSQSQQGKAKPVNKAVAVKKLALGGYQGHNEWRKEINYLSRLHHPNIVTLVGYSIKDEQRLLVYEFMENGSLDNHLFASDAASRLPWAKRITIALGAARGLAFLHDASIIFRDMKASNILLDKDFNAKLSDFGLARDGPIGDRTHVSTKIIGTHGYAAPEYVESGHLTRKADVYSFGIVMLELLSGRPALMKRGGIVKEKIGNWAKVHYHTVDDFIDLMDGKLMDQYGKREAKIFTMWAIQCINPDKNQRPEMSLMVNVLEQLQQQLESRKG, via the exons atgtttcaatttctttcaGCTTTTCCAGTGCGGAAAACTGATGGGTATTTGAGATCATTATTGGAGACACGTCGGTGGAGCACTGGGATTGCAATGGCCATCTTCTGCTGCCTAAATG GGCAGAACTCATCCGACGTGAAGGTCCGCAAGCCACTACTGATAAAAAACCCATCGACTAATGAAAATTTGCATGAGTTCAGCTTGGATGCTCTTTCAGCGGCTACAGAAGACTTCTCCGATGATAGATTTATTGGGGAAGGTGGATTTGGGATTGTTTACAAGGGATGGATCAAGATCAGCTCTATTTCGCTAGAAAAACCGGGAAGTCAATCACAGCAAGGGAAAGCAAAACCAGTTAACAAGGCTGTTGCTGTCAAAAAGCTTGCTTTGGGCGGTTACCAGGGACACAATGAGTGGAGG AAGGAGATAAACTATCTGAGCAGGCTTCACCATCCGAATATTGTGACCCTTGTAGGATATAGCATAAAGGATGAACAGCGCCTCCTAGTTTATGAATTCATGGAGAACGGGAGCTTGGATAATCATCTGTTTGCAA GTGATGCTGCATCTCGGCTTCCTTGGGCAAAAAGGATCACCATTGCTCTAGGGGCTGCTCGTGGGCTCGCATTCTTGCATGATGCCTCCATTATTTTCCGCGACATGAAGGCTTCGAACATTCTACTTGATAAG GACTTCAATGCAAAGCTCTCAGATTTTGGTTTAGCAAGAGATGGGCCAATCGGTGATAGGACTCATGTGAGCACCAAAATCATCGGGACACACGGCTATGCTGCTCCTGAATATGTGGAATCAG GCCACTTGACGAGGAAGGCTGATGTCTATAGCTTTGGAATCGTGATGCTGGAACTATTGTCTGGTCGTCCTGCTCTAATGAAGAGGGGAGGCATCGTGAAAGAAAAGATAGGGAACTGGGCCAAGGTTCATTACCACACAGTCGATGATTTCATCGATTTGATGGATGGAAAACTGATGGATCAGTATGGAAAAAGAGAAGCGAAAATTTTCACCATGTGGGCAATTCAGTGTATCAATCCTGACAAAAACCAAAGGCCCGAGATGAGCTTGATGGTGAATGTCTTGGAACAACTACAGCAGCAACTTGAATCGCGTAAGGGATGA